In the Sulfurivermis fontis genome, AACGCCCGTGAGCAATTGCTGCGTTTCATCCGCGCCGAACACGACGGCGAGGCGGGTATCGTCTATTGTCTGTCGCGCAAGCGGGTGGAGGAGGTGGCGCATTGGCTCGCCGAACAGGGGCTGACCGCGCTGCCCTATCACGCCGGTCTGCCGGCGGAGACGCGGCGTGTGCACCAGGAGCGTTTTCTGCGCGAGGAGGGCGTGATCATCGTCGCCACCATCGCCTTCGGCATGGGCATCGACAAACCCGATGTGCGCTTCGTCGCCCATCTCAACCTGCCCAAGAGCGTGGAGGCCTATTACCAGGAGACCGGCCGCGCCGGCCGCGATGGCCTGCCTGCCGACGCCTGGATGGCCTACGGCCTGCAGGACGTGATCACCCTGCGCCAGATGCTGGCGCAGTCCGAGGCCGACGAGAGCCACAAGCGCGTCGAGCACCACAAGCTGGATGCCATGCTCGGTCTGTGCGAACTGACCAGCTGCCGCCGTCAGGCCCTGTTGCGCTATTTCGGCGATCACCTGCATGAACCCTGCGGCAACTGTGATACCTGCCTGGAACCGCCGCAGACCTGGGATGCCACGGTGGCGGCGCAGAAGGCGCTGTCCTGCGTGCACCGCACCGGCCAGCGTTTCGGCGTCAACTATCTCATCGACGTGTTGCTCGGCAAGGACGACGAGCGCCTGCGCCGTTTTGGCCACCACCAGCTGTCGGTGTTCGGCATCGGCCAGGAGCTGAATGTGAACGAGTGGCGCGGCGTGTTCCGCCAGCTCATCGCCCGCGGCCTGCTGGCGGTGGATATCGAGGGGCACGGTGCGCTGCGCCTCACCGAGCGCTGCCGTCCGGTGCTACGCGGCGAGGAGACTGTCCTGTTGCGCCGCGAAATCAAGGCGGCCAAGGCTCCGCGCAACCGGCGCAAGGGTGGCGCGGCGGTGGCGGGCAGTGATGAGGCCTTGTGGGAGGCGCTGCGCGCGCAAAGGCGCCTGCTCGCCGAGGAGCAGGGCGTGGCGCCCTACATGATCTTCCACGACGCCACCCTGATGGAAATGATGGCGGCGCGCCCCACGACGCTGGCCGCGCTGGCGCATATCTCCGGCGTCGGCACGCGCAAGCTGGAGGCCTACGGCGAGGCGTTTCTCGCTGTGTTGCAGCAGCATGCCGATGCGGAGACGGAGCGCAGTGATACGGTGGAGGACACCCTGCAACTGTTTCGCCGCGGCATGCATGCCGAAGCCATTGCGCACCGGCGCGGTTTGACCGTGGATACCATCCATAGTCATTTGGCGACCGCCATAGCCCGTGGCCAGGTAGAGCTGAATGATGCGCTGGGTCTGGCGCAGGCAGAGGTGAACGCCATCGCCGACGCCCTGTTGGCGCAGGATGGCGGCAAGCGGCTCAAGCCGGTGTATGAGATGTTCGACGGGCGCTACGGCTATGGCGTGCTACGCTGCGTACAGGCCGCCCTCGGCCGGGAGATACAAGATGCAAGGGAATGAGTGCGCCACGCGCACGGCTGTTTGTACTTCAAACTCGCGCAGCGAGTTCACCTCCTTGTATCTTTATATCTGCCTTATCCTTCATGCAGCCCGCCCATGACGCTTTCGTCCACGGCGAAGCAGGCCTCCTGGCGCGGGTTGGCCGGGTCGCGCAGATGTTCGGCCAGGCAGAGGAACTCATGGCCCTGGCTGTCGCGCAGCGCGACATAGGGGCTGTGTTCCAGGGTTTCGTAGCGCGAGCTGTCGGCGAAGATGAAGTCGTAGTCGCCGTTGATGCTGACGGCGAAGTCGCCGCCGTGGGCCTCGCCGTAATCCTGCCAGCGGCTCTGCACGTCGGCCCCTTCGATGACCGGCGACATGCGTCCTTCCGGGGCGTCGTGCCAGGCGACCAGGGTGGGTTCGGTTTCCAGTTGCAGCGCCACGGCGCGGGCGATGGCGTTGGCCATCTGATAGTCCAGCGGCAGGCCGCGGAGGGTAAGTTCGATGTGTTTCATGATGGCGTCCTCCGTTGCAGAGGTCGGGGTGAGTATTATTGAGCGAAATGCTCAGGATGATCCAAGCATAGTCCGCCATGGCGGTCTGTCAAAGCGAGGGGGATATGGAACGGGTGATGATCGAGGCGGATGGCGCGGCGCTGGATTTCAACCATGCCAAACGTATGGCCGATGCGCTGGCGGCGGAACGGGTGGAAGAGCCGCTCCTGCTGTCGTGGTATGACCGGGCGCGCGACCTGGAGTCGCCGGCGGGGGTGAACGAGTGTCATCGCCACTGCGCCACGCCGGGTTATGTGGCCTATGCCGAGAACCGTGGCGGCACCTTGCTGGTGGATGTGGCGCGCGGCGCCTATGTGTTCTGCTATCGTCCCCTGGGTGAGTTCGCCTGAGGCGTATATGCAAAGCCTATCCCGTCATTGCCTGTGGTTGTGCTGGCTGCTGGCCGCGCTGGCGTGCGGTCCCTTACCGGCCGAGGAGAACGTGGCGCCCGGCATCAACCGACACTATGAAAACCCCGATTTCGCGCAATGGCGCGCTACCTTCGAGCAGCCGGGGCGCGAGGTGTATGCGCGGCGTATGGACATCCTCGCCGCCACTGCGGTGCGGCCCGGCATGACCGTGGCCGATATCGGCGCCGGCAGCGGGCTGTTCACCCTGCTGTTCGCGCGCGAGGTGGGGACGCAGGGACGGGTGTACGCGGTGGATATCGCACCGGAATTCGTCGCCGGTATCGCGGCGCGCGCCCGGGAGGAGGGATACGGCAACGTGGTCGGCGTGGTGAGCGAACAGCGCAGCACGCGCCTGGCGTCCGACGCCATCGATCTGGCCTTTGTCTGCGACACCTACCATCACTTCGAGTATCCGCAGGCCATGCTGGCGTCCATCCATCAGGCGCTGCGTCCCGGCGGCCGCCTGATCATCATCGACTTTCGCCGCGAGGCCGGTTTCAGCTCGCCCTGGGTGATGGGCCACGTGCGCGCCGGCGAGGCGCAGGTGATCGCGGAGGTCACGGCCGCCGGTTTCACCTTGACCGCGCAGCCGGATCTGCTGCGCAGCAACTATTTCCTGATCTTCACCAAGCAGTGATATCCATGGCCAAGAACCTGCCCCACGATCAACCCCTCGAACTGGGCCGCGTGCTCGACATGCTGATGGCCGACGGCCTCCTGGACGAGGAGCGCGGCCGTACCCTGAAGGCGGTGGGGCCGGTGATGCAGCACAAGCAGCACCCGCTCATCACCATCGCCCAGCACAAGTGGCCCGATGCGCGCGCGCCGCAGCGGGTGCTCGATCTGCGGCTGCTCACCGAGTGGCTGGCGGAGCGCAGCGGCCTGGAGTACCGCCGCATCGACCCGCTCAAGGTGGACGTGCCGGCGGTGACCGCGGTGATGTCCTACGCCTATGCCCGCCGCTTCAACATTCTGGCGCTGGAGGTGCGCGCCGACGAGGTGGTGATCGCCACCGCCGAGCCGGAAGTGCGCGAGTGGGAGCGCGAGCTGATGCGCATCCTGGGCAAGCGCATCGTGCGCGTGCTGGCCGATCCGGAGGAGATCGGCCGCTTCCTGGTGGAGTTCTACACCCTGTCCCATTCGGTGCGCGCGGCGAGCGACGACAGCCGCCAGGGCGAGCGCTCCGGCGTGCAGAACCTGGAACAGCTCATGGAACTGGGCCGCGCCGGCAAGCTGGAGGCGGACGATCAGCACATCGTCAGCATCGTCGACTGGCTGCTGCAATACGCCTATGCCCAGCGCGCCAGCGACATCCACATCGAACCGCGCCGCGAGCAGACCAACATCCGCTTCCGCATCGACGGCGTGATGCATATGGTGTATCAGATACCCGCCTCGGTGGCGGCGGCGGTCACCTCGCGCATCAAGATCCTCGGTCGCATGGACGTGTCGGAAAAGCGCCGCCCGCAGGACGGCCGCCTCAAGACGCGCAGCGCGCAGGGCAGCGAGGTGGAGCTGCGCCTGTCCACCATGCCCACCGCCTTCGGCGAGAAGCTGGTGATGCGCATCTTTGACCCGGAGGTGCTGGTGAAGGACTATGCGGCGCTCGGCTTCAGCAGCGCGGAGTCCGAACTCTGGCAGCGGATGATCACCGAGCCCAACGGCATCATCCTGGTCACCGGTCCCACCGGTTCGGGCAAGACCACGACGCTGTACACCACCCTGAAGGAACTGGCCACGCCGGACGTCAACGTCTGCACCATCGAAGACCCCATCGAGCTGGTGGAGCCGAGCTTCAACCAGATGCAGGTGCAGCACAACATCGGCCTCGATTTCGCCAGCGGCGTGCGCACCCTGTTGCGTCAGGATCCGGACATCATCATGGTGGGCGAGATCCGCGACCGCGAGACCGCCGAGATGGCGGTGCAGGCGGCGCTCACCGGCCACCTGGTGTTTTCCACCCTGCATACCAACGATGCGCCGGCGGCGATCACTCGTTTACTGGAGATCGGCGTGCCGCCCTATCTGCTCAAGGCCACCGTGCTCGGCGTGCTGGGCCAGCGCCTGGTGCGCACGCTATGCCCGCACTGCAAGGAGCCGGCGCCGCTGGATGAGGACCTGTGGCTGTCGCTGGTGAGTCCGTGGAAGGTGAACAAGCCGGCCAGCGTCTATCGCCCGGTGGGCTGCCTGGAATGCCGCCAGACCGGCTACCGCGGCCGCGTCGGTGTGTATGAAATGATGGCGCTGACACCGGCGGTGAAGAAGCTGATCAGCGCCGATTGCGACATCGGCCGCTTGCGCCGCCAGGCCATCGGCGACGGCATGCGGCCGCTGCGCCTCAACGGCGCGCAGAAGGTGGCCAACGGACTCACCACCATCGAAGAGGTACTGAAGGTGGTGCCGCCGGAAACCGTGGAGGGTTGATGCGATGAGTGGTTGGGGGTGTCCGCACGACAGCAATGGCGAATGCCTCAAGGTGCCGGGGCGCGCCTGCGACCCGGGCATGAAGGGCTGCGTGCTGTTCGGCCGTTTCGCCTTCAGCAAGGAAGAGAAGAACCGGCCGGAGGAAGCGCGGCAGCGGCGCCGCGAGCGCGAGGGCCGCGGTTGAGCCGGTCATGACGTTGCCGGCCGTTCTCCCCAGGCATTGAAAAACTGTCGGGCGGTGCGCCCGCTGCGTGTGCCGCCCTTGCTCTGGGCGAACTGCAAGGCGGCATGGTGCAGTTCGCTGCGATCACCGCGGTAATCGGTGAAGTAGCTGTCCACCATCGCCAGATATTCATCCTGGGTCGCCGGATAGAACGACAGCCACAGGCCGAAGCGATCGGACAGCGATATCTTTTCCTCGATGGCATCGGCGTAGTGCAGTTCGCCCTCCACCAGCCCCGAGGCCAGGTTGTCCTGCATCGACTCGGGCATCAGATGGCGGCGGTTGGAGGTGGCGTAGACCAGCACGTTGTCCGGCGGCAGCTCGATGGACCCCTCCAGGACCGACTTCAGTGCCTTGTAGCTGCGCTCGCCGGCCTCGAAGGACAGGTCGTCGCAGAACACGATGAACCGCTGCGGCAGCTCACGGATGTCGTCGACGATCTCCGGCAGGTAGAGCAGGTCGTCCTTGTCCACCTCGATGAGGCGCAGGCCGCGTGGCGCGTAGGCGTTGAGCAGTGCCTTGATAAGCGAGGATTTGCCGGTGCCGCGCGCGCCCCACAGCAGGGCGTTGTTGGCGGGTAGGCCGGCGAGGAAGCGCTCGGTGTTGTGCACCAGGGCCTGTTTCTGCCGTTCGATGCCCAGTAACTGCTCCAGCCGGATCGGGTCGAGGTGGCGCGCAGCACGCAGCGCCTGGCGGTGGTGACGCCAGAGCGCGGCCCAGGTCCGCTGCCAGTCGATGCGCTCATCGTCCATCGTCTATTCCGCCATCAGCTCGTCCAGCTCGCCTTCCATGTGCATCTCGGTCAATTCGTTGAAGCCGCCGATCCAGCGCCCGTCGATGGTGATCTGCGGTACGGTACGCGCGCCATTGGTGATGTGGGAAAACTCCTGCAGCAGGCTGCGGTCGAGGTCGATACGCGCCTCCTCGTAAGCGATGCCCCACTTGTTGAGCAGGGTCTTGGTCTTGTCACAGATGGGGCAGGTGCCCGTGCTGTATATCTTGACGCGTGCCATGGTCACTCCAATTTATTGTTGGCGGGGGTGTCGTTGCCGGGCAGGTACAGCTCATGCTGCTCCGCGCGCATTTCATGTTGCAGGAAGAAGTTGAGTGCGGTACGGATCACGGCGATGGCGCCCAGCTTGCCGATCTGGTCCCAACTCGGAGCAATCGCCGTGGACAGGATATCGGCACCGAGCTGGAACTCCAGCGCCAGGCTCAGATAGCGCGCGAAGGTCAGGCGCACGGCGGTGAAGTCCGCCTCGCGGCTGGAGTGCAATGCCCGCACGAAACCCTGCACGGCAAAGACGATGCCGAGGGCGATGATCAGGGCGCCGGTGGTTTCCACAATCAGGCGCAGCCATTCCACGCCGTTGATGATGCTCGCCTCCAGCGCGCCGGGATGGGGACCGGGCAGCCAGGCCTGTGCGGTATGAGGTTCCGTCATCGTCATCCTGCTCCAGTGGGGGTATGCCTATCCTAGCAGTCGCCGGCTGGGTTATAACAGTACGAGGTGAAAGGGAGGCTGGAGTCATGACAGAAACGGCGTGGGACTGGGATGTGCTGGTGCAATATGCCGGCCATCAGGGGCTAGGCTGGTTGCTGCTCGCCGTGGTGTTGCTGTCGCTGATTTTGCTGCGTGCCGCACCGGCGGCACGGCCGACATTGTTCAATACGCTGTTGTTGTTTGCCGTCAGTCTGGCCGGCCTGCTGTTCAGTGCCTTGCTGTTTGCCTCCGGGCTGGATGCGGCGGCTGCGGCTCTGCGCGAGTTGTTCCTGCTCATCGAGGGCATGGCGGCGATTCGCCTTGCCGGTCTGGCCTTGTTCCGCTGGCTGTTGCCGCTGCTGCGCCTGGCGCCGCCGCGCATACTGGAGGACATGGCGGTGATCGCCGCCTATCTGGTGTGGGCCATGGTGCGCCTGCGCTATGCCGGATTGGATTTGTCCGGCATCGTCGCCACCTCGGCGGTGATCACTGCGGTACTGGCGTTTTCCATGCAGGACACCCTGGGCAACATCCTCGGCGGCATCGCGTTGCAACTGGATGACTCCCTGCAGGTGGGTGATTGGATCAAGGTGGATGACGTGACCGGCAAGGTGGTCGACATCCGCTGGCGCTCCACCTCGGTGGAGACGCGCAATTGGGAAACCGTGGTGATCCCCAACAGCCAGCTGATGAAGAGCAAGTTCGTGGTGCTGGGGCGGCGCCAGGGGCAGCCGGAGCAGTGGCGGCGCTGGGTGTGGTTCAATATTTCCTACGGCATACCGCCGGCACGGGTGATCGACGTGGTGGAGCGCGCCCTGCGCAATACCGCCATTCCCAATGTGGCGCGCCAGCCGTTGCCCAATTGCGTGATGATGGATTTTTCCGACAGCGCGGCGCGCTATGCGGTGCGTTACTGGCTTACCGATCTTGCCGTGGACGACCCGACGGATTCGGCGGTGCGCCAGCATATCTATGCCGCCTTGCAGCGGGCGGGCATTGAACCGTGCATCCCGGAGCAATACGTGCATGTCGAAAAGGAGAGCGCCAAGCACGAGGAGTTGCGCCATGCCCGTGAGATGCAACAGCGCCTCGCCTTCCTGCGTCAGGTGGAACTGTTCCGCGCCCTCACCGAGGACGAACTGCGCCTGGTGGCGGAACGGCTCAAATACACCCCCTTCGTGCGCGGTGACGTGATCACCCAGCAGGGGGCGGTGGCGCACTGGCTCTATATCCTGACCGAAGGCGAAGCGGAGGTGGTGCTGGAGGCGGGCGGTGGACAGCGTCCGCTGGGGGTGATCGATGCGACACAGGGACCGGGCTTTTTCGGTGAGATGGGGCTGATGACCGGTGAGCCGCGCACGGCGACGGTGATCGCACGCAGTGATGTCGTGTGCTACCGTCTGGACAAGGCTTCGTTCGAGAGCATCATCCAGTCGCGCCCTGCCCTGGCCGAAGAAATTTCCCACGTCATGGCCAGCCGCCGCGGTGGTCTGGACAGCGCGCGCCAGGCGTTGGATACGCAGGCACAGACGATGCATACGGCACAGCGCGAGTCGGAGATGCTGCGCAAAATCCGCCGCTTCTTTCATTTGGATCAGGCGTGATGACAGCCCGTATTGCATTCAGATGATACACGCGTTCCGGGGAGCGCCATGAAGATCGGTAATCTGTTCCGTAACCTGCCCGCCAGTCTGCCGGAGGAGTTGTTCGAGACCCTGGTGCAGGCGCGCGCCACCCGGCTGGAGCGCATCGTCTCCCACGGCCAGGCGTCACCGCCGGATTTCTGGTACGACCAGCCCGATCACGAGTGGGTGGTTCTGCTGGCCGGTAATGCCGGTTTGCGCTTCGAAGGCGATGGCGACGTCGTGGTGCTGCGGCCGGGCGACTATCTCAACATCCCCGCCGGGACCCGTCATCGGGTCGAATGGACCAGCACGCAGCAGCCCACGGTGTGGCTGGCACTGCACTATCAGGATTGAGGAGATTGTCATGGCCACTATCGGCGCCACGCAGAGCATGGCCCTGTTCTGCGACTTCGAGAACGTCGCCCTCGGCGTGCGCGATGCCAAATACGACAAGTTCGACATCGGCAAGGTGCTGGAGAAGTTGCTGCTCAAGGGCAGCATCGTGGTGAAGAAGGCCTATTGCGACTGGGAGCGTTACAAGGAATTCAAGGCGCCCATGCACGAGGCCTCCTTTGAACTCATCGAGATTCCCCATGTGCGCCAGTCGGGCAAGAATTCCGCCGATATCCGCATGGTGGTGGATGCCCTCGACCTCTGTTACACCAAGTCCCACGTCGATACCTTCGTCATAATCTCCGGTGATTCGGACTTCTCGCCGCTGGTGTCCAAGCTGCGCGAGAACAACAAGCTGGTGATTGGCGTCGGCGTAAAGAAGTCCACTTCGGACCTGCTCATCGCCAACTGCGACGAGTTCATCTTCTACGACGATCTGGTGCGCGAGCAGGAAAAGAAAAAGACCCGCAGCCGCAAGAAGGCGGCGAAGAAGAGCGCGGAAAGCAAGGAGGTGCCGCGCGACGAGGAAGACAAGGTGCAGGAGGCCTTCGACCTGGTGACCGAGACGGTGGAGGCGCTGTTCGCCGAACGCGGCGAGGAAGAAACCATCTGGGCCTCGATGGTCAAGCAGGCCCTGAAGCGGCGCAAGCCCGGCTTCAACGAGTCTTATTACGGTTTCCGCTCCTTCAGCAAATTGCTGGAGGAAATGGCGGCGCGTCACCTACTGCAGATGGTGCGGGACGACAAGTCCGGCAATATCCTTATCCGCAGCGTGGCCCACGAGGAGTAGGGTAACGCCCCTGTATCTTGCAGACCTATTGCCATCGCCAGGCCAATGCGCTAGGGCCTGGTCGCCCGGGAACAATCTCGGGATGGACTCATACCGTGGCGCGGCTACAATAGGCGCCGCCGCCGGCAGTGGATGCACCGCGGCATTTCCCGACGGCAGGGACCGGCCTACCGACTCTTGTGGTGTTTGCTATGGCGACGATGGTGCTGAAAACCCATGATGGCAACGAGGCCGAGGCTTATGTCACCGGCCCGGATACGGCACGCCATGCCGTGCTGATTATCCATGACTGGTGGGGTGTGCTGAAGTACAACCAGCAGTGGGCCGACCGTATCGCCGCGCTGGGCTACAAGGCGATGGTCCTCGACCTGTACGACGGTGAGAAGGCCAGTAATGCCGAACAGGCCGGCGAGCTGATGCGCAACCTGGACCAGGATATCGCCGACAACAAACTGCTGGTGGCGCTGGAGTACCTCAAGCAGGGGGGGCGTACCGTCACCACCCTGGGCTGGTCGCTGGGTGGGCGTCAGGCGCTGCTGGCGGCGCTGCTCGATCCGGACACCGTGACCTCCGCCATCCTGTTCTACTGCCGCATGGTCACTGATGTGGCGGCATTGCGCGAGCTGGGTGGCCCGGTGCTGGCGATCTATGCCCAGCAGGAGCGCACCTGGCCGGACAAGATGGAAAGCTTCAACAAGGCCATGGCCGCCGCCGGCAAGACCGTGGAAACCCACACCTTCGATGCCGGTCACGGCTTCGTCAACCCCGGTAGCGAGCGTTACAACGAGGCCATCGCCAACCGTTCCTGGGAGCTGGTGAAGGAATTTCTGCAGCGCGTCGCCCCAGTGTGAGATAGTGCCTCCTCTTTTTGCGCCTGGCCGCATGCCAGGCTGTTGCACGATAACCCGTTGGAACCATGCAGGAACGACGCGCCAGTCCCCGTGTAAAAATCCGCTTCAAGGTTGGTGTCATGCTGTCCGGCGGCGGGGTGCACTACGTCTGGACCTACGACATCTCTCTCGGCGGTATGCAGCTGCTCAGCGAATACAGCGCCGATGTCGGTGATGTGCTGCGCATCTTCTTCAGCGCCCTGGATACCGAGACCGACGAGTATGTCCGCGTCATGGCACGCGTGCGCGTGGTGCGTTCGGTGTATGACGGCAGCGAGCAGTGCTTCCGTATCGGCGTGGAGTTTGTCGATTTCGACGGCGACGGCCGCACCGTCTACAACCGCTACCTCGATTCCCGTCTCTATTCCCGCTACGGTCAACGCCTCGGCGTGGGCTGAGTGCTCATCCCGGCAGCACGAAGTGCTGCCGCAGGATGGCGGCAGTGAAGGCGGCACGCAGGTAGTAGCCGCGCGGGTTGGTGAGTACGCGCTCGCCATCGAGCCCCACGGTGTGGCGCAGGGCGCGGCTGTTGGCGGCCTTGGGGCGGATCTGCAGCACCTCGCCGTGGCGTGCGCTGATCTGTTCCAGTTCGCCGAGCAGGATGCGTTCGTTCAGTTCCTCCCAGTCGCGGCGCAGCAGCGCCTCCTCTGCCGCTGACGGACTCCATAGCAGGGCGCTGCCGACGTGCCGTTCGGCCAGTGGGATATTCTTGTCCGCCTGTACCGGCAGCCACAGCACGCGTGCCAGTTTGCGCCGCAGCCAGCTGTGTTCCCAGTCTTCCCCCGCCGTTTCCAGCGGTACGGTACAGACATAGGTGGATTCGCGCGGCAGGCCGCGGCCGTCTACCGGCAGGGTCTTGAGTTCCACACCGATGGCCTCAAAGTCAGGGGCGGCGAGCGAGCCGGCGCTGGCGCCGAGGGCCTGTTCGAGGAGCTGTCCCACCCAGCCCTTGTGGCGGCGCAGATCGGCCGGTACCGTTACCCCCAGTCCGGCAGCGATATCGCCCAGCGTGCGGCCGGCAAGGCGGTGCGCGCGGGCGAGCAATTCTGTTTCGTCGCGGGGAGGGGGTATGTGGGGCATGGCGTGAGTATGCTCAGCCGCCCCGTTCGTGTCGAGCCGTCAAGCCCGATACACTGTCATCCGACGCATCCGTCCGCAAAGGAGAACCCGCAATGAATGAACCTCTGAACGATACGGCCCTGGACACCCTGTTCCGCGCGGCCCGCAGCTTCAGTCACTGGCAGGACCGCTCGGTGAGCGAGGCGCAGCTGCGTGCGCTGTACGACCTGATGAAGTGGGGGCCGACCGCCGCCAACAGTTGTCCGGCGCGCATCGTGTTCGTGCAGAGCGCGGCGGCCAAGGCGCGGCTCAAGCCCTGCCTGGCGGAGGGCAATGTGGACAAGTCCATGTCCGCCCCGGTGGTGGCGATCATCGGCATGGACCTGGAGTTCTACGAGAAACTGCCGTGGCTGTTCCCGCACACCGATGCCCGTTCCTGGTATGCCGGCAAGCCGGACAAGATCGCCGCCAGCGCCACCCTCAATACCGCGTTGCAAGGCGGCTATTTCATCCTCGCCGCGCGCAGCCTGGGGCTGGATTGCGGCCCGATGTCCGGTTTCGACAACGCAAAATTGGATGCGGAGTTCTTCCCCGACGGCAAGGTGAAGTCGCTGTTCATCTGCGCCCTGGGCTATGGCGTGCGCGAGAAGCTGTATCCGCGCGGGCCGCGCCTGGCCTTTGAGGAGGCGTGCCGCATCGAATGACAGGCACGCGATGCGGGGTGCGAGCTACGCGCCGGCTCATCCCCCGCGCCTGGCATCTTGTGCCTCGTGTAAGGCCCCGGCGGCAAAGGAAAGGTGGCGGTTTCCGGTTGCAGGGTGACGTGGTCGAGGGCAAAGCGCTCGTGCAGCAGGCTCCCAAGCGGCGAGACGGGCGGGCACGATTGCATGCGGCCAGCGTGGTCGTGGCGGCAGGCAGCGAGTAGCTGTGGCCGGGACGGGTCAGCCGATCACCTGGCCACGATAGATGCGGCGCACGTCGGCGGATTTTCCTTCCGGCGCCTGCGCAGCGGCTGTCACCGGGGCGCCACGGTAGCGCGGTGCCGCCGGCGCGGCGGGTTCGGGAACCGCTTCCGTCGCCGTCAGGCTCTCCAGTTCGCGTCCCATCTGCCGCAGCAGGGTGTTGCGGGCGCGGGCGGCAAAGGCGATCAGTTCTTCCGTGGCATCCGTCTCGCTCAGCAGCACGGTCACACCGAACTCTTCGCGCACCATGCGCCGCATCATCAGCATCAGGCGGATGCGTTCGCGGGACAGTTCGTTGCCTGGGGTCGGGCGTGGGGTCTGCATCGTTCACTCTCCTTGGGGGCAATACCGATGACAGAGCAAAAGACGGGCCAGCGCGCCGACGCGCACCGGCGCGGCAATTCCGCTGCCGGGTGAACGATATCGGGGCAGCGGCGCCGCGCTGTGCCCTGGGGTAGTGCAGCGGCACGTCAGCTGCGCCGCTTGGCGCCGTTACGGTTTGGGCTTGAGCATCACCAGATACATGCCGAGGCCGGCCACCGCGGCCCACAGCACCATGGCGAGGGGGCCGAAGGTTTCCCACATCGAACCCATGAACAGCAGCATGACGAGGGCGAGGCCAAGGACGGCGTTGCCGAGCCAGAAGTTGGGGCCGAATTCGTTGTCGTTCATCGTGGCGCAGTTTCAGGCAGTGGGTTCTTCGCGCTGCCAGTGGCCGGACTTGCCGCCCTTCTTTTCCAGCAGACGCACGTTGTCGATGGTCATGCCGCGGTCGACGGCCTTGCACATGTCGTACACGGTGAGCAGGGCGACCTGCACGGCGGTGAGCGCCTCCATCTCCACGCCGGTCTGGCCGGCGGTTTCGCAGGTGGCGCGGCAGTGCACGGCATTGTTGCTCTCATCCAGTTCGAATTCGATGTCGACGTGGGTGAGGGCGATGGGATGGCACAGCGGGATCAGTTCGGCGGTCTTCTTGGCGCCCATGATACCGGCGATACGCGCCACGCCGAGCACGTCGCCCTTCTTCGCCGTCCCCTGCTGCACCAGCGCCAGGGTCGCCG is a window encoding:
- a CDS encoding NYN domain-containing protein, translating into MATIGATQSMALFCDFENVALGVRDAKYDKFDIGKVLEKLLLKGSIVVKKAYCDWERYKEFKAPMHEASFELIEIPHVRQSGKNSADIRMVVDALDLCYTKSHVDTFVIISGDSDFSPLVSKLRENNKLVIGVGVKKSTSDLLIANCDEFIFYDDLVREQEKKKTRSRKKAAKKSAESKEVPRDEEDKVQEAFDLVTETVEALFAERGEEETIWASMVKQALKRRKPGFNESYYGFRSFSKLLEEMAARHLLQMVRDDKSGNILIRSVAHEE
- a CDS encoding mechanosensitive ion channel family protein — protein: MTETAWDWDVLVQYAGHQGLGWLLLAVVLLSLILLRAAPAARPTLFNTLLLFAVSLAGLLFSALLFASGLDAAAAALRELFLLIEGMAAIRLAGLALFRWLLPLLRLAPPRILEDMAVIAAYLVWAMVRLRYAGLDLSGIVATSAVITAVLAFSMQDTLGNILGGIALQLDDSLQVGDWIKVDDVTGKVVDIRWRSTSVETRNWETVVIPNSQLMKSKFVVLGRRQGQPEQWRRWVWFNISYGIPPARVIDVVERALRNTAIPNVARQPLPNCVMMDFSDSAARYAVRYWLTDLAVDDPTDSAVRQHIYAALQRAGIEPCIPEQYVHVEKESAKHEELRHAREMQQRLAFLRQVELFRALTEDELRLVAERLKYTPFVRGDVITQQGAVAHWLYILTEGEAEVVLEAGGGQRPLGVIDATQGPGFFGEMGLMTGEPRTATVIARSDVVCYRLDKASFESIIQSRPALAEEISHVMASRRGGLDSARQALDTQAQTMHTAQRESEMLRKIRRFFHLDQA
- a CDS encoding malonic semialdehyde reductase, with amino-acid sequence MNEPLNDTALDTLFRAARSFSHWQDRSVSEAQLRALYDLMKWGPTAANSCPARIVFVQSAAAKARLKPCLAEGNVDKSMSAPVVAIIGMDLEFYEKLPWLFPHTDARSWYAGKPDKIAASATLNTALQGGYFILAARSLGLDCGPMSGFDNAKLDAEFFPDGKVKSLFICALGYGVREKLYPRGPRLAFEEACRIE
- a CDS encoding PilZ domain-containing protein, with translation MQERRASPRVKIRFKVGVMLSGGGVHYVWTYDISLGGMQLLSEYSADVGDVLRIFFSALDTETDEYVRVMARVRVVRSVYDGSEQCFRIGVEFVDFDGDGRTVYNRYLDSRLYSRYGQRLGVG
- a CDS encoding dienelactone hydrolase family protein yields the protein MATMVLKTHDGNEAEAYVTGPDTARHAVLIIHDWWGVLKYNQQWADRIAALGYKAMVLDLYDGEKASNAEQAGELMRNLDQDIADNKLLVALEYLKQGGRTVTTLGWSLGGRQALLAALLDPDTVTSAILFYCRMVTDVAALRELGGPVLAIYAQQERTWPDKMESFNKAMAAAGKTVETHTFDAGHGFVNPGSERYNEAIANRSWELVKEFLQRVAPV
- the mutH gene encoding DNA mismatch repair endonuclease MutH, which encodes MPHIPPPRDETELLARAHRLAGRTLGDIAAGLGVTVPADLRRHKGWVGQLLEQALGASAGSLAAPDFEAIGVELKTLPVDGRGLPRESTYVCTVPLETAGEDWEHSWLRRKLARVLWLPVQADKNIPLAERHVGSALLWSPSAAEEALLRRDWEELNERILLGELEQISARHGEVLQIRPKAANSRALRHTVGLDGERVLTNPRGYYLRAAFTAAILRQHFVLPG
- a CDS encoding cupin domain-containing protein; the encoded protein is MKIGNLFRNLPASLPEELFETLVQARATRLERIVSHGQASPPDFWYDQPDHEWVVLLAGNAGLRFEGDGDVVVLRPGDYLNIPAGTRHRVEWTSTQQPTVWLALHYQD
- the moaC gene encoding cyclic pyranopterin monophosphate synthase MoaC, with protein sequence MSELTHFNPAGAAHMVDVGAKAITARTAVAAGRITMLPATLALVQQGTAKKGDVLGVARIAGIMGAKKTAELIPLCHPIALTHVDIEFELDESNNAVHCRATCETAGQTGVEMEALTAVQVALLTVYDMCKAVDRGMTIDNVRLLEKKGGKSGHWQREEPTA